One part of the Gemmatimonadota bacterium genome encodes these proteins:
- a CDS encoding FAD-dependent monooxygenase: protein MSGERSRLDADVVVVGAGPAGASAATWLARAGVAVLLVDRAVFPRAKPCGDCLSPAATDVLGRLGVLDAVLAHAPGRLRGWRLRSPSGAALPVPFPPGANGLVIERRALDAMLVAGARAAGAQMLDGVRVVDLVAGGPGEVLGVRTIGGDGKRRELRCRAVVGADGLRSVIATRLGVVRRPAKLRKFSLTAHLPALAGADRSAAGSGRHVGSLCLGDGLCVGAAPVAARSASEGPQSPRWNVTLVADADRFGRLAARDPYAFYREAVGAVAGRERPYSWPGGRPTLLASGPFDRPVRAVAGRGWALVGDAAGYYDPFTGQGIYQALAGGELLAGRLAAALFARRRGVVYPSGWARDHRRITAAARWLQRVIEAVVSRPRFCDEVFGRLADSRRLSRALGAVTGDLESAYSLLRPDRIGALAATLVARPSPHHRRGSRAARSVTLPSEPLGADP, encoded by the coding sequence GTGAGCGGCGAGCGGTCGCGTCTCGACGCCGACGTGGTGGTCGTGGGAGCCGGCCCCGCGGGCGCGTCCGCGGCCACCTGGCTGGCCCGCGCCGGAGTGGCTGTCCTCCTGGTGGATCGAGCGGTCTTCCCGCGGGCGAAGCCCTGCGGCGACTGCCTCAGTCCCGCGGCCACGGACGTGCTCGGGCGCCTGGGCGTTCTGGACGCGGTTCTGGCGCACGCGCCGGGGCGCCTGCGTGGCTGGCGGCTGCGCTCGCCCTCGGGGGCCGCGCTACCGGTGCCGTTCCCGCCGGGCGCGAACGGCCTGGTCATCGAACGCCGCGCCCTGGACGCGATGTTGGTGGCGGGCGCTCGAGCCGCGGGCGCACAGATGCTCGACGGCGTGCGCGTGGTCGACCTAGTGGCCGGTGGCCCGGGGGAAGTTCTCGGTGTGCGCACGATTGGCGGCGATGGCAAACGGCGAGAGTTGCGGTGCCGCGCGGTCGTCGGCGCGGACGGACTCCGATCGGTGATCGCCACGCGATTGGGCGTCGTTCGACGCCCCGCGAAGCTGCGCAAGTTCTCGCTCACCGCGCACCTGCCCGCGCTCGCGGGCGCGGACCGCAGCGCCGCAGGCAGCGGGCGGCATGTGGGCTCGCTGTGTCTCGGCGACGGCCTGTGCGTGGGCGCCGCGCCCGTGGCCGCGAGGTCGGCCTCGGAGGGACCGCAATCTCCACGCTGGAACGTGACGTTGGTGGCGGACGCCGACCGCTTCGGCCGGTTGGCGGCGCGCGATCCGTACGCGTTCTACCGGGAGGCCGTGGGCGCGGTCGCCGGCCGCGAGCGGCCCTATTCGTGGCCCGGCGGGCGGCCCACTCTCCTCGCCTCCGGACCGTTCGACCGACCGGTGCGCGCGGTGGCGGGCCGGGGCTGGGCGCTGGTGGGAGACGCAGCGGGCTACTACGACCCGTTCACCGGACAGGGCATCTACCAGGCCCTGGCCGGCGGCGAGTTGCTGGCGGGTCGGCTCGCTGCGGCGCTCTTCGCCCGGCGGCGCGGGGTCGTGTATCCTTCCGGTTGGGCGCGGGATCACCGGCGCATCACGGCCGCGGCTCGCTGGCTCCAGCGAGTGATCGAGGCGGTCGTATCGAGGCCGCGCTTCTGCGACGAGGTGTTCGGACGGCTCGCCGACTCGCGCCGACTGTCCCGCGCGCTCGGCGCGGTCACGGGAGACCTCGAGTCGGCCTATTCCCTGCTGCGGCCCGACCGCATCGGCGCCCTGGCGGCGACCCTCGTTGCTCGGCCGAGTCCTCATCATCGGCGAGGCAGCCGCGCCGCGCGAAGCGTGACGTTGCCGTCTGAGCCACTGGGAGCAGACCCATGA
- a CDS encoding SRPBCC family protein has translation MITIDERRIDAAPEVAFQVAADVERWPDILPHYRWVRFQERRGFGEGLVEMAAWRDFVGPARYPTWWASDMTCDAHSRRIRYRHVAGVTRGMDVVWELDPDGAGTHARIVHEWDGPEWPLIGSVAANLVIGPHFISHIAGRTLAGVAAEAERR, from the coding sequence ATGATCACGATCGACGAGCGCCGCATCGACGCCGCGCCCGAGGTGGCGTTCCAGGTGGCGGCCGACGTGGAGCGATGGCCCGATATCCTGCCGCACTATCGCTGGGTGCGATTCCAGGAGCGTCGCGGCTTCGGCGAAGGTCTGGTTGAGATGGCGGCGTGGCGGGACTTCGTGGGCCCGGCCCGCTATCCCACATGGTGGGCATCCGACATGACCTGCGACGCGCACTCTCGACGGATCAGGTACAGGCACGTGGCGGGGGTAACGCGGGGCATGGACGTCGTGTGGGAGCTCGACCCGGACGGGGCCGGAACGCACGCGCGCATAGTCCATGAATGGGACGGGCCGGAGTGGCCGCTGATAGGCAGCGTGGCAGCGAACCTCGTCATAGGGCCGCATTTCATCAGCCACATCGCGGGCCGGACGCTGGCGGGCGTCGCGGCAGAAGCGGAGCGCAGGTGA
- a CDS encoding beta-ketoacyl-[acyl-carrier-protein] synthase family protein, giving the protein MSARVAITGLGPITAAGTGVDGLWRGLQAQVSPVETITSFDTSPWRTHFAAQVDDFRAEDHMDQRTARRLDRYSQFAIASAGLALADADLAASDLDPDRVAVYVGSALGGVAHAERQVVKFLEGGVRAVDPRVALHTFCGAASCNVAIRFGFTGPNSTNAMSCASGTIALGEAWRSIRSGEADAAIAAGVEAPLSPLSFGAFAIIRAMSARNDDPAAACRPFDIDRDGFVMGEGACALVLERWADAEARGARIYGEICGFGLTNDAHHMTAPRPDGAQAARAIRRALQTADVSAADVGVVSAHGSSTPLNDPTETRAIRTALGAHAESAAVLGTKAYHGHALGASGAIEAAIALLAMHRRWLPPTLNLDRPDPACDLDYVSAGGRSTRATVALSNSFGFGGINGAIVLRAA; this is encoded by the coding sequence GTGAGCGCGCGCGTCGCCATCACCGGCCTGGGGCCGATCACCGCCGCCGGGACCGGCGTCGACGGCCTGTGGCGAGGACTGCAAGCTCAGGTGTCGCCGGTCGAGACCATCACGAGCTTCGACACCTCCCCGTGGCGCACCCACTTCGCAGCCCAGGTCGACGACTTCCGCGCCGAAGATCATATGGACCAACGGACCGCGCGCCGGCTGGACCGGTATTCGCAGTTCGCCATCGCCTCCGCCGGCCTCGCCCTGGCGGACGCCGATCTGGCCGCCTCCGACCTGGATCCGGATCGGGTCGCCGTGTACGTCGGTTCGGCGCTCGGTGGGGTAGCCCACGCCGAGCGGCAGGTGGTCAAATTTCTGGAGGGCGGCGTGCGCGCCGTGGATCCCCGCGTGGCGCTGCACACGTTCTGCGGAGCCGCGAGTTGCAACGTGGCGATTCGTTTCGGCTTCACCGGCCCGAACTCGACGAACGCGATGTCCTGCGCGTCGGGCACCATCGCGCTGGGAGAGGCCTGGCGGTCGATCCGCAGCGGCGAGGCGGACGCGGCGATCGCGGCCGGGGTGGAAGCCCCGCTGTCTCCGCTTTCGTTCGGTGCCTTCGCCATCATCCGGGCCATGAGCGCGCGCAACGATGATCCCGCCGCGGCCTGCCGCCCGTTCGACATCGATCGCGATGGCTTCGTGATGGGCGAGGGCGCTTGCGCCCTCGTGCTCGAAAGGTGGGCGGACGCCGAGGCTCGCGGAGCCCGGATCTACGGCGAGATCTGCGGCTTCGGGCTCACCAACGACGCGCACCACATGACCGCGCCCCGCCCCGACGGCGCGCAGGCCGCGCGCGCGATCCGGCGGGCGCTCCAGACGGCGGACGTCTCGGCCGCCGATGTCGGCGTCGTCAGCGCCCACGGTTCCTCCACGCCGCTCAACGATCCCACGGAGACGCGCGCGATACGAACCGCCCTCGGCGCCCACGCCGAGAGCGCCGCGGTCCTGGGAACGAAGGCCTACCACGGACACGCGCTGGGGGCTTCAGGCGCGATCGAGGCCGCGATCGCGCTCCTGGCCATGCACCGGCGGTGGCTGCCGCCCACGCTGAACCTGGACAGACCGGACCCGGCGTGCGACCTGGACTACGTCAGCGCGGGTGGCCGATCGACCAGGGCGACCGTTGCCCTCTCCAACTCGTTCGGCTTCGGCGGGATCAACGGCGCCATCGTGCTGCGCGCGGCGTGA